The following coding sequences are from one Litorilinea aerophila window:
- the trxA gene encoding thioredoxin has translation MSSPVEVTDSTFEEMVIKAQQPVLVDFWAEWCGPCKMIAPVLEDLAKELEGKLTIGKLDVDENQSTAMAYGVFSIPTLLLFKDGEPVERIVGFQPKPQLLSRLEPHLG, from the coding sequence ATGAGCAGTCCGGTTGAGGTCACAGACAGCACCTTTGAAGAGATGGTCATCAAGGCCCAGCAGCCCGTGCTGGTGGACTTTTGGGCAGAGTGGTGCGGCCCTTGCAAGATGATTGCACCGGTCCTGGAAGATCTGGCCAAGGAGCTGGAAGGCAAGCTCACCATCGGCAAGCTGGACGTGGATGAAAATCAGAGCACGGCCATGGCCTATGGGGTCTTCAGCATCCCCACCCTTCTCCTCTTCAAGGACGGCGAACCGGTGGAGCGCATCGTCGGCTTTCAGCCGAAGCCGCAGCTCCTCAGCCGCCTGGAGCCCCACCTGGGCTGA
- a CDS encoding TrpB-like pyridoxal phosphate-dependent enzyme — translation MSELTKIVLSERDMPTHWYNLNADLGAAGVELPPPLHPGTGQPLGPDDLAPLFPMALIAQEVSTERYIEIPEEVQEIYKLWRPTPLYRARRWEKALDTPARIYYKYEGVSPAGSHKPNTAVPQAYYNMKEGVKRLTTETGAGQWGSALSFACQMFGIECKVYMVKISYEQKPYRKILMQTWGATVVPSPSDQTNAGRAILAADPNSTGSLGIAISEAVEEAATRDDTKYALGSVLNHVLLHQTVIGQEVIKQLEVAGADWPDVVVACTGGGSNFGGFAFPFLRENITAGKQTRIVAVEPAAAPSLTRGVYAYDFGDTASLTPLIKMHTLGHDFVPAPIHAGGLRYHGMSAQVSALKEAGLIEAVNVRQRAIFEAALSFTRAEGILPAPEPSHAIWGAMQEALACKESGQAKTIVFNLCGHGHFDLSSYDAFLNGRLEDYDYPEEAIQESLKRLPQLSG, via the coding sequence ATGAGCGAGCTGACCAAGATCGTGCTCTCTGAGCGCGACATGCCCACCCATTGGTACAACCTGAACGCCGACCTGGGTGCTGCCGGCGTGGAATTGCCGCCTCCCCTGCACCCAGGCACCGGCCAACCCCTGGGCCCGGACGACCTGGCCCCGCTCTTTCCCATGGCCCTCATCGCCCAGGAAGTCAGCACCGAGCGCTACATCGAAATTCCCGAGGAGGTGCAGGAGATCTACAAACTCTGGCGGCCGACGCCCCTCTACCGGGCCCGCCGCTGGGAAAAGGCGCTGGACACGCCGGCCCGCATCTACTACAAATATGAAGGCGTCAGTCCGGCCGGGAGCCACAAGCCCAATACGGCCGTCCCCCAGGCATACTATAACATGAAAGAGGGGGTCAAGCGTCTGACCACCGAAACCGGTGCCGGCCAGTGGGGCAGCGCCCTCAGCTTCGCCTGCCAGATGTTCGGCATCGAGTGCAAGGTTTACATGGTCAAGATCAGCTACGAACAGAAACCCTACCGCAAGATCTTGATGCAGACCTGGGGAGCCACGGTGGTCCCCAGCCCCAGCGACCAGACCAACGCCGGGCGGGCCATCCTGGCCGCGGATCCCAACAGCACCGGCAGCCTGGGTATCGCCATTTCCGAGGCGGTGGAAGAGGCTGCCACCCGGGATGATACCAAGTATGCCCTGGGCAGCGTCCTCAACCACGTCCTGCTACACCAGACAGTCATCGGCCAGGAGGTCATCAAGCAGTTGGAGGTGGCCGGGGCCGACTGGCCAGACGTGGTGGTGGCCTGCACCGGCGGCGGCAGCAACTTCGGCGGCTTTGCCTTCCCCTTCCTGCGGGAAAACATCACCGCCGGCAAGCAGACCCGCATTGTGGCCGTGGAGCCGGCCGCTGCCCCCAGCCTGACCCGGGGCGTCTACGCCTACGACTTCGGCGATACCGCCTCCCTTACCCCCTTGATCAAGATGCACACCCTGGGGCACGACTTTGTGCCCGCGCCCATCCACGCCGGCGGCCTCCGCTATCACGGCATGAGTGCTCAGGTGAGCGCCCTCAAAGAGGCCGGCCTGATCGAGGCGGTCAACGTCCGCCAGCGGGCCATCTTCGAGGCGGCCTTGAGCTTCACCCGGGCGGAGGGGATTCTGCCCGCGCCGGAGCCCTCCCATGCCATCTGGGGCGCCATGCAGGAGGCCCTGGCCTGCAAGGAAAGCGGCCAGGCGAAGACCATTGTCTTCAACCTCTGCGGCCACGGCCACTTCGATCTCTCCTCCTATGACGCCTTCCTGAACGGCCGGTTGGAGGATTACGATTACCCCGAAGAGGCGATCCAGGAGAGCCTGAAGCGTTTGCCCCAGCTCTCCGGGTGA
- a CDS encoding YybH family protein: MGIFVLALVLAACIPSQTGEPTAAAGTTAGDQAVGSCSLSLPAEATDEEAIRAVLLAESRFMVAQDINALMRLWAEDSSVVDAKNTPDDPSDNQSWLGRDAIRHRYVRTVFPGAPSEAQPQDLEIQIDGQVATVRATTHIGEEISPAGDRWTLIKVDGCWLIQNLTYNLETLP; the protein is encoded by the coding sequence TTGGGCATCTTCGTCCTGGCCCTCGTCCTGGCAGCCTGCATCCCCAGTCAGACGGGTGAACCCACCGCTGCCGCTGGCACCACCGCCGGGGATCAGGCAGTCGGCTCCTGTAGCCTCTCTCTCCCGGCGGAAGCCACCGACGAGGAGGCCATCCGCGCCGTGCTGCTGGCCGAAAGTCGCTTCATGGTGGCCCAGGACATCAACGCCCTCATGCGACTCTGGGCAGAGGACAGCTCTGTGGTGGATGCCAAGAACACGCCCGACGATCCCAGCGACAACCAGAGCTGGCTGGGCCGGGATGCCATTCGCCACCGCTATGTACGGACTGTCTTTCCCGGCGCGCCATCGGAGGCCCAGCCCCAGGATCTGGAGATCCAGATCGACGGCCAGGTGGCCACTGTGCGGGCTACCACCCACATCGGGGAGGAGATCTCGCCAGCCGGAGATCGGTGGACGCTGATTAAGGTGGACGGCTGTTGGCTGATCCAAAACCTGACCTACAACCTGGAAACCCTGCCCTGA
- a CDS encoding exosortase-associated EpsI family protein, whose product MSPIGPGRISLRSLAVVLLLSVGLLGAYWPQISPVILGQDQAQASEYTYIADLDFWQRTERETRVEARAHFSLDYDLREVPLQLGDWQGQEVPESNQEVIILLDPEQYVQRLYQNSRGQYIWLSLIGGRSSQPFHAPDICYDADGWQYNLSSTAFPLDGGGQIHGLWMEAHKQFPGDDFLTEHVVFYFYLFPNRNRELKDGIVLFKLTSVRYGTVEETLALHADFVRQLFSRATQP is encoded by the coding sequence ATGAGCCCCATTGGGCCCGGCAGAATCTCCCTGCGCAGCCTGGCCGTCGTGCTGTTGCTCAGTGTCGGGCTACTCGGCGCCTATTGGCCCCAGATCTCGCCAGTCATCCTGGGGCAGGATCAGGCCCAGGCGTCTGAGTACACCTATATCGCCGACCTGGACTTCTGGCAGCGCACCGAGCGGGAGACCCGGGTAGAGGCCCGGGCCCACTTCAGCCTGGATTACGATCTGCGCGAAGTTCCCCTCCAACTGGGCGACTGGCAGGGACAGGAAGTCCCAGAGTCGAACCAGGAAGTGATCATCCTGCTGGACCCGGAACAGTACGTGCAGCGCCTCTATCAAAACAGCCGGGGCCAATACATCTGGCTAAGCCTGATCGGTGGACGCAGCTCCCAGCCCTTCCACGCGCCGGATATCTGCTACGATGCGGACGGGTGGCAGTATAACCTGAGCTCTACAGCCTTCCCCCTGGATGGGGGCGGCCAGATCCACGGCCTCTGGATGGAGGCCCATAAGCAGTTCCCCGGCGACGATTTTCTGACCGAACACGTGGTTTTCTATTTCTACCTGTTTCCCAACCGTAATCGGGAACTGAAGGATGGGATTGTGCTGTTCAAGCTCACTTCTGTGCGTTATGGAACCGTCGAAGAGACCCTCGCGCTGCACGCCGATTTCGTCCGACAGCTCTTCAGCCGGGCGACCCAGCCGTGA
- a CDS encoding exosortase/archaeosortase family protein, with protein MNHSTLRSGWLPIFIPTVTIATFLLLTWPVWRWLWEEWMGNQYYSHGILIPPVTAFLAFQRFRHDKELRRRSNTGSNTGLIALAAGLVLFLLALEWRAFYLAAFAMIGLMAGMTWSFGGRLVVRKLRFPLAYLAWMVPLPFLDRLTLPLALFTGVCAGGLTRFLGLDVAIVGNAVSLPNADLVIGAQCSGINSIIALSALMSLAAYLLDGPLWGRLALVLLAVPLAMLGNILRVASLLFVARSMGAEAAFIFYHDYSGPAFFIIVLLLLLPISRLLRCHTVRPEVL; from the coding sequence ATGAACCATTCAACCTTGCGTTCCGGCTGGCTTCCCATCTTCATTCCGACTGTCACCATAGCCACGTTTCTACTCCTGACCTGGCCCGTCTGGCGCTGGCTGTGGGAAGAATGGATGGGCAATCAATATTACAGCCACGGTATTTTGATTCCCCCGGTCACTGCTTTTCTGGCCTTTCAGCGCTTTCGGCATGATAAAGAGCTGCGCCGGCGCTCCAACACCGGCAGTAACACGGGCCTGATCGCCCTGGCGGCGGGCCTGGTGCTGTTTTTGCTGGCCCTGGAGTGGCGGGCTTTTTATCTGGCTGCCTTCGCCATGATCGGCCTGATGGCTGGCATGACCTGGTCCTTTGGCGGCCGCCTGGTGGTGCGCAAACTGCGCTTTCCCCTGGCCTACCTGGCCTGGATGGTACCGCTGCCGTTCCTAGATCGGTTGACCCTCCCGCTGGCCCTGTTCACAGGCGTCTGCGCCGGCGGGCTGACCCGCTTCCTGGGGCTGGACGTGGCCATTGTGGGCAATGCGGTCAGCCTCCCCAATGCGGACCTGGTCATCGGGGCCCAGTGCAGCGGCATCAACAGCATCATCGCCCTTTCCGCCCTGATGTCCCTGGCCGCCTATCTGTTGGATGGCCCCTTGTGGGGACGTCTGGCGCTGGTTTTGCTGGCCGTTCCCCTGGCCATGTTGGGGAATATTCTCCGGGTGGCGTCGTTGTTGTTTGTGGCCCGTTCCATGGGGGCAGAGGCGGCATTCATCTTTTACCACGACTATTCCGGCCCGGCCTTTTTCATCATCGTGCTGTTGCTGCTCTTACCCATCAGCCGGTTATTACGCTGCCATACGGTCCGGCCGGAAGTGTTGTAG
- a CDS encoding MmyB family transcriptional regulator, with the protein MHYTETAGRMLRRLRLQRNLTLQDVATQLNVSVAALSRKERGIDAINRIDIRLAIQALQLTPWEAHELWTAAGFIPESGLVEPRDHDLRTFAETLLSGLPYPAYISDLIGYVQAWNQGFEALWEASQSTSRPLHLLQELFTSRARARLGERWQSCVEQTIALFYQKTLRLSNDPRFRALLQRLQEQHGAEFTAMWNQAQQRRDRGDLPLPVAMGGTLVSYASPLGSIEYLLMQSSFQLAVPYELYLYVPFGEESQQRYSQFQALLGPDQIYYAEGPAYDEGNGSAQ; encoded by the coding sequence ATGCACTACACCGAAACAGCCGGCCGCATGTTGCGGCGGCTCCGACTTCAACGAAATTTGACCCTGCAGGATGTAGCAACCCAGTTAAATGTCTCTGTGGCGGCGCTGTCCCGCAAAGAACGGGGTATCGACGCCATTAACCGCATCGATATTCGCCTGGCCATTCAGGCGCTTCAACTGACCCCCTGGGAAGCCCATGAACTGTGGACCGCGGCCGGCTTCATCCCCGAATCTGGATTGGTGGAGCCGCGGGACCACGATCTGCGCACCTTTGCCGAAACTTTGCTCTCTGGCCTGCCCTACCCGGCCTATATCAGCGACCTGATTGGCTATGTCCAGGCCTGGAACCAGGGCTTTGAGGCCCTCTGGGAAGCCAGCCAGTCCACGTCCAGGCCGCTGCACCTGCTCCAGGAGCTCTTCACCAGCCGGGCCCGGGCCAGATTGGGAGAACGATGGCAATCCTGTGTGGAGCAGACCATCGCCCTCTTCTACCAGAAGACCCTCCGGCTCAGCAATGACCCACGCTTCCGGGCCCTCCTCCAGCGGCTCCAGGAGCAGCACGGCGCTGAATTCACGGCCATGTGGAATCAGGCTCAGCAGCGGCGCGATCGGGGCGACCTGCCACTGCCGGTGGCCATGGGCGGCACCCTGGTCTCCTACGCCAGCCCCCTGGGCTCGATTGAGTATCTGCTCATGCAATCCAGCTTCCAGCTGGCGGTGCCCTATGAGCTCTACCTCTATGTGCCCTTCGGCGAGGAAAGCCAACAACGATACAGCCAGTTCCAGGCGCTGCTCGGGCCGGACCAGATCTACTATGCCGAAGGGCCAGCCTACGACGAGGGGAACGGCTCCGCCCAGTGA
- the tpiA gene encoding triose-phosphate isomerase, whose translation MRTPMMAGNWKMNKTIAEAVELARSIRAQVEGFSSVERVLCPAFVCLPAVAEALQGSTIALGAQNMHWADSGAYTGEVSGPMLQGLVSHVIIGHSERRQYFAETDETVNQKIHAALRHGLTPIVCVGESLAQNEAGETHEFVGGQVRAALAGLEAEQVQRIIIAYEPIWAIGTGKAATAEQAQAICGGTVRATLAELYGDPVAQQVRVLYGGSTNQNNIREIMEQPDIDGALIGGASLQADNYSNMVRITAELYA comes from the coding sequence ATGCGTACACCCATGATGGCCGGCAACTGGAAGATGAACAAGACCATTGCGGAAGCTGTGGAGCTGGCCAGAAGCATTCGTGCCCAAGTGGAGGGATTCTCCAGCGTAGAGCGGGTACTCTGCCCGGCCTTCGTCTGCCTGCCAGCGGTGGCAGAGGCACTCCAGGGAAGCACCATTGCCCTGGGCGCCCAGAACATGCACTGGGCCGACAGCGGTGCCTACACCGGTGAAGTCAGTGGGCCCATGCTCCAGGGGCTGGTCAGCCACGTCATCATCGGCCACAGCGAACGGCGTCAATACTTTGCCGAAACCGACGAGACAGTAAACCAGAAGATCCACGCCGCGCTGCGCCATGGCCTTACCCCCATTGTCTGCGTGGGAGAATCCCTGGCCCAGAACGAAGCAGGTGAAACCCACGAGTTCGTGGGCGGCCAGGTACGGGCTGCCCTGGCCGGGCTGGAGGCGGAACAGGTGCAGCGAATCATCATCGCCTACGAGCCCATCTGGGCCATCGGCACCGGCAAGGCGGCTACGGCCGAACAGGCCCAGGCCATCTGCGGCGGCACCGTCCGGGCCACGCTGGCTGAGCTCTACGGCGACCCGGTGGCCCAGCAGGTGCGGGTGCTCTACGGCGGCAGCACCAACCAGAACAACATCCGGGAGATCATGGAGCAGCCGGACATCGACGGCGCGCTTATCGGCGGGGCTTCCCTCCAGGCGGACAACTACAGCAACATGGTGCGCATCACCGCGGAGCTGTATGCCTGA
- a CDS encoding phosphoglycerate kinase, producing the protein MKKKTIKDIDWQGKKALVRVDFNVPLSDGHITDDTRIQAALPTIRYLLDHGAAVILMSHLGRPKGKPDPQYSMKVTADHLATLIDAPVRFVPAITGPEAEEAAAALKPGEILVLENTRFDPRETKNDRSMAEELARLGDVFVNDAFGSAHRAHASTAGVAEFLPAVAGFLMEKELNYLGTALENPKRPFVAILGGAKVSDKIGVIQALLEKVDTILIGGGMANTFLAAEGYPMGKSLVETDVLPIAEQLLRDGAGIIQLPVDLRVAAEFAADADNDVVSVQDVPPDWMALDIGPATIAHYANRLAGAKTVVWNGPMGVFEFPVFAQGTVAIAEILASLPNAITIIGGGDSAAAVRQAGLEDKMSHVSTGGGASLEFLEGKELPGVAALDDAD; encoded by the coding sequence ATGAAAAAAAAGACCATCAAAGACATCGACTGGCAGGGTAAAAAGGCGCTGGTTCGGGTGGACTTCAACGTCCCCCTAAGCGACGGCCACATCACCGATGACACCCGCATCCAGGCGGCGCTGCCCACCATTCGTTACCTGTTGGACCACGGCGCAGCGGTGATCCTCATGAGCCATCTGGGCCGCCCCAAGGGCAAGCCGGATCCCCAATACAGCATGAAGGTGACGGCTGATCACCTGGCCACCCTCATTGACGCGCCCGTCCGCTTCGTGCCGGCCATCACCGGCCCCGAGGCCGAGGAGGCCGCAGCAGCCCTGAAGCCAGGGGAAATCCTGGTGCTGGAGAACACCCGCTTCGATCCCCGGGAAACCAAGAACGACCGCTCCATGGCCGAGGAACTGGCCCGCCTGGGCGACGTCTTCGTCAACGATGCCTTCGGCAGCGCCCACCGGGCCCACGCCAGCACCGCCGGCGTGGCTGAATTCCTGCCGGCCGTGGCTGGCTTCCTCATGGAAAAGGAGCTCAACTACCTGGGCACCGCGCTGGAAAACCCCAAGCGCCCCTTTGTGGCTATCCTGGGTGGGGCCAAGGTGAGCGACAAGATCGGGGTGATCCAGGCCCTGCTGGAAAAGGTGGACACCATCCTCATCGGCGGAGGCATGGCCAACACCTTCCTGGCCGCCGAAGGCTATCCCATGGGCAAGAGTCTGGTGGAAACTGACGTGCTCCCCATCGCGGAGCAGCTCTTGCGAGACGGCGCCGGCATCATCCAGCTGCCGGTGGACCTGCGGGTGGCGGCGGAATTCGCTGCGGACGCGGACAACGATGTGGTGAGTGTCCAGGATGTCCCGCCGGATTGGATGGCCCTGGACATTGGCCCGGCCACCATTGCGCACTACGCGAATCGCCTGGCCGGGGCCAAAACCGTTGTCTGGAACGGCCCCATGGGCGTCTTCGAGTTCCCGGTCTTTGCCCAGGGCACGGTGGCCATCGCCGAAATCCTGGCCTCTCTGCCCAATGCCATTACCATCATCGGCGGCGGCGACAGCGCCGCGGCCGTGCGCCAGGCCGGGCTGGAGGACAAGATGTCCCACGTGAGCACCGGTGGCGGCGCCAGCCTGGAATTTCTGGAAGGGAAGGAGCTGCCCGGCGTGGCAGCCCTGGACGATGCGGACTGA
- the gap gene encoding type I glyceraldehyde-3-phosphate dehydrogenase, producing the protein MATRIAINGFGRIGRQVTKALLEKYRDQFDLVAFNDLSDVNTNAHLFKYDSNYGIYPGTVEVDGGDIVIDGDRIKVLSERDPSKLPWADLGVDIVVESTGIFTAREKAELHLSAGAKKVIISAPAKGEDITICMGVNHEKYDPAKHHVISNASCTTNCLAPAAKVVNDTFGIEQGVMTTVHAYTNDQRILDLVHKDLRRARAAALSIIPTTTGAAKAVALVVPELQGKFDGMAMRVPTSTVSVVDFVAKVSKPGTKEDLLAAFDAAAAGPMKGILAVSREPLVSIDYKGNPHSSTIDAEFTAFYGDLVKVVAWYDNEWAYSVRVADLANYIVSQGL; encoded by the coding sequence ATGGCAACTCGAATTGCAATCAACGGCTTTGGCCGCATTGGTCGCCAGGTCACCAAGGCCCTGCTGGAGAAGTATCGGGACCAGTTTGATCTGGTCGCCTTCAACGACCTCAGCGACGTCAACACCAATGCCCACCTCTTCAAATACGACAGCAATTATGGCATCTACCCCGGCACCGTGGAAGTCGACGGTGGCGATATCGTCATCGACGGCGACCGCATTAAGGTGCTGAGCGAGCGGGATCCCAGCAAGCTGCCGTGGGCCGACCTGGGGGTCGACATCGTGGTGGAGAGCACGGGCATCTTCACGGCCCGGGAGAAGGCCGAGCTGCACCTGAGCGCAGGCGCCAAAAAGGTGATCATCAGCGCGCCCGCCAAAGGGGAGGACATCACCATCTGCATGGGCGTGAACCACGAGAAGTACGACCCGGCCAAGCACCACGTGATCAGCAACGCCAGCTGCACCACCAACTGCCTGGCGCCCGCGGCCAAGGTGGTGAACGACACCTTTGGCATCGAACAGGGCGTCATGACCACGGTCCACGCCTACACCAACGACCAGCGCATCCTGGACCTGGTCCACAAGGACCTGCGCCGGGCCCGGGCCGCGGCCCTGAGCATCATCCCCACCACCACCGGCGCCGCCAAGGCTGTGGCCCTGGTCGTGCCGGAGCTGCAGGGCAAGTTCGACGGCATGGCCATGCGCGTCCCCACCTCCACCGTTAGCGTGGTGGACTTTGTGGCCAAGGTCTCCAAGCCCGGCACCAAGGAGGATCTGCTGGCCGCCTTCGACGCGGCTGCCGCCGGCCCCATGAAGGGAATCCTGGCCGTCAGCCGGGAGCCGCTGGTGAGCATCGACTACAAGGGCAACCCCCACAGCAGCACCATCGACGCCGAGTTCACCGCTTTCTACGGTGACCTGGTGAAGGTGGTGGCCTGGTACGACAACGAGTGGGCCTACAGTGTGCGGGTGGCCGACCTGGCCAACTACATCGTGAGCCAGGGGCTGTAA
- a CDS encoding gluconeogenesis factor YvcK family protein gives MKNSWHAWRGLRLEWSRLILPGLHIKRWILLLLVGMLVAGLGFAQLLPAFVHQVGGHAPLVTILTLAFLPEWLRGLLLLGLGFLISGVAVWSLNRSILRALLPGRHTPRDLEMLQTVIQRQRRRQGPRVVAIGGGTGMPQLLRGLREYTDHITAIVTVADDGGSSGRLRRQMGMLPPGDFRNNIAALSEAEDLMTRLFQYRFAGNEVGDGMGVGELAGHSFGNIFIATMAAVTGSFEAGIAESSRVLAVRGQILPSTLEHVCLCAEVCRVTEDGREEWLVVEGESQIPETGGRIIRVFLKPDPARAYPAAIQAILQADLIVAGPGSFFTSVLPNLLVPAIRNAIIAADAPRIYICNVATQRGETDGYTVSDHMRQLRFHAGEAFTTVLANSNYDPSTPAPFNGEWVRLPAPDEEYDYRLFTGDLIDSQRPWRHDARKLAARLMEVYGELQAERLARSTHGRPRPWRSRVGAAGVS, from the coding sequence ATGAAAAACTCCTGGCACGCCTGGCGTGGACTTCGGCTGGAATGGTCCCGCCTGATCCTCCCCGGCCTGCACATCAAGCGTTGGATCCTGCTTCTGCTGGTGGGCATGTTGGTGGCGGGTCTGGGCTTTGCCCAGCTTCTGCCGGCTTTCGTCCACCAGGTGGGCGGGCACGCTCCCCTGGTGACGATCCTGACCCTGGCCTTTCTGCCGGAGTGGCTGCGCGGACTCCTTCTGTTGGGGCTGGGCTTTTTGATCAGCGGGGTGGCCGTCTGGTCGTTGAACCGCTCCATCCTGCGGGCCCTGTTGCCCGGGCGTCATACACCCCGGGATCTGGAAATGCTCCAGACCGTGATCCAGCGCCAGCGCCGACGCCAGGGTCCCAGGGTGGTGGCCATCGGCGGCGGCACGGGCATGCCCCAACTGCTGCGGGGGCTGCGGGAATATACCGACCACATCACCGCCATCGTCACCGTGGCTGATGACGGCGGCAGCAGCGGTCGCCTGCGCCGGCAGATGGGCATGTTGCCCCCGGGCGACTTCCGCAACAACATCGCGGCCCTGAGCGAGGCCGAAGATCTGATGACCCGGCTCTTCCAGTATCGCTTTGCCGGCAACGAAGTCGGCGATGGCATGGGCGTGGGCGAACTGGCCGGCCACAGCTTCGGCAACATCTTCATCGCCACCATGGCCGCGGTCACCGGCAGCTTCGAGGCGGGCATCGCCGAAAGCAGTCGGGTACTGGCCGTGCGGGGGCAGATCCTGCCCAGCACCCTGGAGCATGTCTGCCTCTGTGCGGAGGTGTGCCGGGTCACCGAGGATGGGCGGGAAGAGTGGCTGGTGGTGGAGGGGGAGAGCCAGATTCCAGAGACGGGCGGGCGTATCATCCGGGTCTTCCTCAAGCCGGACCCGGCCCGGGCCTACCCGGCGGCCATCCAGGCCATCCTCCAGGCGGACCTGATCGTGGCGGGGCCGGGCAGTTTCTTCACCAGCGTCCTGCCCAACCTGCTGGTCCCGGCCATCCGCAACGCCATCATCGCCGCGGACGCGCCCCGCATCTACATCTGCAACGTGGCAACCCAGCGGGGCGAGACCGACGGCTACACCGTTTCGGACCATATGCGCCAGCTCCGCTTCCACGCGGGGGAAGCCTTTACCACCGTTCTGGCCAACAGCAACTACGACCCGTCGACGCCGGCGCCCTTCAACGGCGAATGGGTGCGGCTGCCAGCGCCCGACGAAGAGTACGACTACCGGCTCTTCACCGGCGACCTGATCGACAGCCAGCGGCCATGGCGCCACGATGCCCGGAAGCTGGCAGCCCGGCTGATGGAGGTCTACGGGGAGCTACAGGCAGAACGCCTGGCCCGGTCCACCCATGGCCGCCCCCGCCCCTGGCGATCCAGGGTTGGGGCAGCAGGGGTTTCCTGA